AAAAGGCATCTCAGTCATGATATGCATTTTAATATAGCCGCATCGCTCCTTTAAATGGCCTGGTTTGACAGCATCCATCTGTGAATCCTTTCCGAGCCATACACTTTTCCAGCCTGAGCAGTcacttataaaataaatgtaacttCAAAAActtttcaaaccatttaacattATCTAGGCTGATTATTCACATGTGAACTTATGGGGCTACTATTTCAATAGCCTTAACTACCTATTCACTTCCCCCAGCCAGCTTGTGTTTCAACCAAGACGGAGCCCAAGGACTGCTTTGGGTCCATGTCGGGAGCTGGCTGACGGAGGCTGAGAAAGTCCGGACCTTTAGCCAcctcagagagagaagggtcaGCAGCTGTCTCAGTAGGAGCCTCCACAGTATCTACTCCAGTGACCCAGAGGCGGGCAGCATCCCCAGGGTACTTGGTGAACACCTGGAGGAAGTGGCTTCAGGAAGGGGAGCAGTGACCCCGAGGAAGAGCTTTGGCCCACGGACCACTCCCAGCCCCCCTAGCACCACTCGGGAGAAGGGGAGGACCAGGCACAGGTGGGTCCAACCAGAGATAAGCGcagcggtggaggaggtgtcaGTGCAGTACTATGAAGTGGAAGCAGGCAGCAGAGCCACGAGGAGTGCAGCTCCGGCAAGCAGAGCAATCAGACACACATTCCCCGGCACCTCGCCCGTGTCtgcctgtgtcagtgtgtgaggaaaccagcaaccttccagttatgAGAGGAGACGCTCTCTCCAGATGGATAAACTCAGACAGTTATTTGGCAGAAGGACAGCCGAATTTATTACGGTACTGTATGCTTCTGTAATCAAACCTTGGGTTGCTAAAGCAACGCACGCCAGTGGGACAAATATTAACACTAAGGGAGGATACGATTTTGAAGTTTGGTGTGGGAATTTAATCTTCGTGAAGAAAAAGGGATAAAGGGCAAGACTACATTAACAGCGAGGGGATTTAACGTGTGCATTtctaattacatttaaatgtcaatgCTGTTAAACTTGATTGAGTGCAGTAGGAGCACATTCAATTAGAGTTCATCACATCAAAATGTATGCATCTTTTTCAGGCCTATCCCTCAGCCAAATGAACAGTAACCTTCAAATTATATTATTGATAGCTCTCTGACCTACACAGTGCCCATCCCTCCCTTACATGGAGGGATGCAGTTTGCTTCAACTTGGATATTTACTGATTATTTAATGAAatgtatgtatctatttttTAAAAGCAAACTAAAAAATAAGATGTTATTTATGTGCAAATTTCTTGAAGGTTCTACATCTAACGCAAATTTGAAGTCCAGCTAGGCAAATATCTACTTCCCTCTGGTGGTATACTTTTGCATTGCACTTAGAGCACAAATACGACGCACATGGGCGGTAAATGTTACATTATGAAGTTCCTGTTTGTGTTGAATTAATTGGTAGCGCCCTCTATTGTGGATGGATAGCCAATGCGAGATCATTGAATATTGTTAAAAGCCAAAGTTAGACGTGATAaggataataatacaaataatacttATAATACTAGTAATACCAATACTATGATAAACAGCAACTTTTGCTGACtacattgtgtttatttatacaaGTTCAACATCAATATTGTTTTGCAAAACAGCAAGGGCTACAGTCAAAACACATACTccggaaaaaaaataacaatgaataAGTGACTGCTTTTATGACATATATTTGGTAGCTAGAATAAGCCAGTAAATCAGTTTCCGGTCTACCAGAAACACATACTTGTAGGCCAAGCCTGTTGCCAACAAACCGGAGTCAAAATAACcatgcaataaaaataaatattatctCGGTTGTGGGGATTATCTAAATGGGACTCATTGACATTTGGTATAATCATACAATTATTATAGGCTCTGAATGAGCACAGAGAGGCACCTGGTTGCATAGATCTCAAGAGAGTTACTTAAGGGGAATACTGGGTCACAGTTAGTAACCAAAGCATGCAGAAGGAAGtggagtaaaataaataattcaaacGTATGTAAGACCATTGTAATCCGAATATCTGAACCAGACCTGACTGTCCCTGATGGTATACAAGGTCAATGAAACAGACGGAAAAATACAAATGGCCAATTAACGTTTCATTCATATTGATTCAGAAGGAACGGTTCAATTATGAGCTTCGAATGAAAAGCAAACAATTAGGGTATGTTTACAGCTGTTTTATCAGGATTAACATGTAATGACCatcttacaaacacacattaaaaaacatttttttttaaatattttccatACATTAAGATTCGTATCATTAAATGCGGGTCACAACAGAAAGTCACAGAAgtagagcgagaggaagagtataaaaacaaacacaaaaataagacCACAGTAAAGGTGATCTATaaactataaaaaatataaaatcccCTCCACAAGTGCCTGTCTGCCTGGATGCTTTCCATTTCCTCCTATTCAGCCATCCTGCCGTCAATAATTCCCTTCAGACCGGCAGCCTCATGGTGTGCACTAAAGTACTGGAAGCCAATACTCGGCTCACACGGCTTGTGCAGAAGAGTCTACTTCATTCTCATTCGTCAGTCGGTGGATgtggaatctttttttttatccatctcTTTGAAGATTTGCAGGAGAATAAACCACAAGTCACACGCTTGCGTTAAAAGGTCAAGGCAATTATTTGTGtagacacaaatataaaaaaatatatcccTACTCGATTGCCTTCTCCACAAAGCAAGATCGCGGGGAAATGTGTGAGAAATCACAGGGGATTAATAGCCTGCAATTTTCTTTTGACAGGGTCCTCACTTATGCTGTCCCATGAAAAAGCACTTGCCCCTAGTAATAGCTGTACGCCTCCGtcgccccgccctcctcctctttagCCTCGGTGctcctcttgctcctctccGCCATGATCAGCGACGCCGCCACGGTGACGAGCACCGTCAGCGTCAGGACCAACACCGTCACCGTCTCGCCGACGCAGAGCTCGCCCTCCACCTCCGTCACGGCCCGACCCCTCATCTCCGCGGGCTCGCTGCACCTCAGCTCCCGGTAGTCGTCCAGGGAGATGCGACGCACCCGCCCCAGCTTGTCGAAGACCCTCTGCAGCTCGCAGTCGCAGTGCCAGGGGTTCCCCTCCAGCAGCACGTGTGCCACGGGGCTGCGCACGCCCAGCAGGGCCTTGAAGTTCAGCCCCGAGAGCCGGTTGAAGCTCAGGTCCAGCAGGGCCAGGCTGGGAAGAGGGGCGAACACCCCCGGCTCCAGGCTGCCGAGGGGGTTCCCTCGCAGGCCCAGCACCTCAAGGGAGTGCAGGGTCGAGAAGAGGCCCGTCCCCAGCACCCGGAGCCGGTTCCCTTCCAGGTGGAGTCGGCGAAGGGACGTCACCCCGCCGAACGCCCCCGGGTGGATCAGCTGGATGAGGTTGGCG
The window above is part of the Gadus morhua chromosome 20, gadMor3.0, whole genome shotgun sequence genome. Proteins encoded here:
- the LOC115533683 gene encoding chondroadherin-like protein, with amino-acid sequence MSPSTHWCFFLQYTFISLSGPAKACYKACTCLPDLKYINCSGGNLSAAVSSFPSNTEYLDLSENLLTALPRGAFGALWGLKVLLLSTNNITSVAAGAFIKLQSLQRLDLSGNRIGALGDSFALGPGSLSQLLLSGNRLTALEIGAFRDLDGLARLDLSANLIQLIHPGAFGGVTSLRRLHLEGNRLRVLGTGLFSTLHSLEVLGLRGNPLGSLEPGVFAPLPSLALLDLSFNRLSGLNFKALLGVRSPVAHVLLEGNPWHCDCELQRVFDKLGRVRRISLDDYRELRCSEPAEMRGRAVTEVEGELCVGETVTVLVLTLTVLVTVAASLIMAERSKRSTEAKEEEGGATEAYSYY